One window of Microcoleus vaginatus PCC 9802 genomic DNA carries:
- the proB gene encoding glutamate 5-kinase → MTQTIVVKIGTSTLTRSTTGNLALSTIAALVEILANLRQQGHRVVLVSSGAVGVGCARLGLTERPRNIALKQAVAAVGQGRLMRVYDDLFTTLQQPIAQVLLTRGDLVQRNGYVNACNTFQQLLRLGVIPIVNENDTVAVDELKFGDNDTLSALVASLVEADWLFVLTDVDRLYSADPRSNPDAQPITLVQSMAQLTEFQVQTGDSRSGWGTGGMVTKIEAARIATASGVRTVITDGCFPGNIEKILNGESIGTQFEPQPRPVNARKHWIANVLIPAGKLYLDAGAVKAISHGGKSLLAAGIAQVEGEFQADDSVQLCDAAGKQIARGLVNYSSLELRQIQGCKSEKIAEILGYAGVETAVHRDNLVIV, encoded by the coding sequence ATGACTCAAACTATTGTTGTTAAAATAGGAACTTCGACGCTGACTCGCTCGACTACGGGAAACTTAGCTCTTTCAACTATTGCTGCATTGGTCGAAATTTTAGCTAATTTGCGGCAGCAAGGCCATCGAGTAGTTTTGGTTTCTTCGGGTGCGGTTGGGGTGGGCTGCGCGCGCTTGGGTTTGACGGAACGCCCGCGAAACATTGCTTTAAAACAGGCTGTGGCGGCTGTGGGCCAAGGGCGGCTGATGCGGGTGTACGATGACTTGTTTACTACTCTGCAACAGCCGATCGCTCAAGTATTGCTCACCAGGGGCGATTTAGTGCAGCGTAACGGTTATGTTAACGCTTGCAATACTTTTCAGCAACTGCTCAGGTTGGGCGTGATTCCGATCGTCAATGAAAACGATACAGTAGCGGTAGACGAGCTCAAATTTGGCGATAACGACACGCTTTCGGCGCTAGTAGCGAGTTTGGTAGAAGCAGATTGGTTGTTTGTGCTCACAGATGTCGATCGGCTGTATTCCGCCGATCCGCGCAGCAATCCCGACGCGCAGCCGATCACCCTAGTCCAAAGTATGGCACAGCTCACAGAATTTCAGGTGCAAACAGGAGATTCCCGCAGCGGCTGGGGAACCGGCGGAATGGTGACAAAAATTGAAGCAGCCAGAATAGCAACGGCATCGGGAGTGCGGACTGTCATCACTGACGGCTGCTTTCCTGGTAATATCGAGAAAATACTTAACGGAGAGTCGATCGGTACTCAATTTGAGCCTCAACCGCGCCCTGTAAACGCTCGCAAACACTGGATAGCTAACGTCCTAATTCCGGCAGGAAAACTATATTTAGATGCGGGTGCTGTCAAGGCAATTTCCCACGGCGGAAAATCGCTTTTAGCTGCGGGTATTGCTCAAGTAGAAGGAGAATTTCAAGCTGATGATTCCGTGCAGTTGTGCGACGCAGCCGGCAAGCAAATTGCTAGAGGACTTGTGAATTATAGCAGTTTAGAATTGAGACAAATCCAGGGCTGCAAGTCCGAGAAAATTGCTGAGATTTTAGGCTATGCAGGCGTAGAAACGGCGGTACACCGAGATAATTTAGTGATTGTTTAA
- a CDS encoding YqeG family HAD IIIA-type phosphatase — MTWGKILQPDLVLGDSVMKLTADILQKYNIKGLVLDVDETLVPITAMNASPELTLWVEEIKPVVSLWLASNNLSQTRIGRIAESLNLPYITGAAKPSRRKLRKAINAMNLPVEQVAMVGDRLFTDVLAGNRLGMFTILVEPMVDAGYALRKYPVRSFEVWVSQALGASLDSRN, encoded by the coding sequence ATGACTTGGGGTAAAATACTACAGCCTGACTTAGTTCTCGGCGATTCAGTCATGAAGTTAACGGCTGATATTCTTCAGAAATATAATATTAAAGGATTAGTTTTGGATGTGGACGAAACTCTCGTTCCCATCACTGCAATGAATGCTTCTCCTGAACTCACCCTGTGGGTGGAAGAAATTAAACCGGTGGTATCGCTGTGGTTGGCGAGTAATAATTTAAGCCAGACTCGGATCGGTCGGATTGCTGAGTCTTTGAATCTACCTTACATCACGGGTGCGGCTAAGCCGTCGCGTCGCAAGTTGCGAAAGGCTATTAATGCGATGAATTTGCCGGTGGAACAGGTGGCGATGGTGGGCGATCGACTTTTTACTGATGTTTTGGCAGGCAATCGTTTGGGTATGTTTACTATTTTAGTGGAACCCATGGTTGATGCTGGCTATGCGCTTCGCAAGTATCCGGTGCGCTCTTTTGAAGTTTGGGTTTCTCAAGCTTTGGGGGCTTCTCTTGATAGCAGAAATTAG